Genomic window (Nicotiana sylvestris chromosome 7, ASM39365v2, whole genome shotgun sequence):
ATGCTTATACAACGAGAAACGCTAATAGCTCCAAGCAATGTTATCAAAGCcgcgcttaagccctgaagcgaggctcaaaacatgttgagcACTTCGCCTCGCTTAGCGTGTGCTTCAATGTTGTCACAAGGCTCCAGACATACTTTTCCTTGCCAATGAATGTAATCGTGGAGAGGTGACACTAAgcaattgatatttcactttatcatgaattttcttcaatttctttgtccatatatttgGTGTTTATGCTTATAGATATTAGCCTTGGACTACACATACATATTTGTAGTTTTTCTCCATTTGTGGCTTTTTTCCTTAAAGCTCACGTTTTATTTTGTGCTTTACGCTTAAAGCCCCAACTGACTTTAGAGCTCTTTTGTGCTTTTCGCTTTTTATAACACTGGCTCCAAGCAGTAAGTTATGCAAACATAATCACAGACACGACACTGGGCACGCTATATGCAGTAGCTCAATGTGCAACTATTTCTACTGTACCACAGATCAATGAGTTATTTACAGATTAGCAATATCAAAACCAAGCTTCACAAACCTCAGTTCCAACTTTGAAAAGAAACGATGGATCGGCCAACATTCTGTTCCGCAGCATAGCACATGACTTCATTGCAGCTCCCAGCCAAGCTGACCCCTACATTCACAAAACACAGACtgccaattaaagaacaatcaaAATGCACAATTTCAAGAAACCATTTTGTAAACAGGTTAATCATTTTCAACAACAACTACAGGTTAATCATTTTCACCTAATCAAATTTTACCTGCAAGTCCAAATATCTAAGCAGAAGTAGCTTTCTGATCCCAACACTCTTTGCAGCCTCTATCATATCAGCAGGAAGTGTTGCCCCACGAGCCTCTGCCTCTCTCATCACATCCTCAAACTTCAGTAATGGCCCAAATTCCTCTTCTTCCTTATCACCTTCCCCATTGTCCCCTCCCCCACCAcctccacccccacccccaccaccAGGGTATTTCCCATTTCCACCATCACCATTATCAGGAGAAGTATTATTATTCTCTTTGAGTACTGTTTTTACACTAACACCAGATGTTAAATTACCCTCTTGGGGATTCAATGAACTCTTGACCAAGAATCTTGACTTGTAATTGTTCTTACAAACCAAATAACCACTTTTGCTTGTACCCACAAAATCTTGGATCTTAACAAACGTAAAGTTTGAATCTTTAACAGACCTAGTTGTAAGGATTTCATTTTTCAGAGTTGTAAAGTGAGACAACCTAATAACTGAAGAACAACTTGCCATTTTTCACCAACCCCACGAATCTATAGCTCAAATTAATAGAAGAAAAGTCGACAAATTTTCTGGGGTTTCACAAATAAAGCCCAGAATTGAATGAATGCAATCTAAGGAACATAAATGTAGCAAATTTGATGAGACTAAACTAGGGTAGCTCTGCTTATTTAATCACAGTCACCTAGTAGGAGTTTGACAAGGATTGTACCCGGGGGGGAGGGGGGGCGCATGTGAGAAAGTATATAAATGACATTTTTCGTTGGCAAATACGTAAGCCACCTAACTTACGGCTCAAATCCCCTTACACACTTTATGTGGACGATAATAATATTACACACGCAACCTTTTAAAATTGTGCCTAATACACACTAAACGTATTAAACGGGTGGGTCGGGCCAGGTCGGGTTGCTATTTTTTGGATCCGCACGGATTACGGTCCGGGCCGGTTACGGGTTGGGGCTTAacgggtttaacgggttcgggtttATCCGGATAAAAATTGAACCATACGGGTTACGGGTTGAGGGGGTCGGGTCGGGCtgggtttagtgtattttttatttttttgtattttgtataactattgtaagttatattaatactttgtattaatttaaagattacaagttatattaatacaaaagtattaatataaattgcaagtgctacatttatttcaaaattcaaaattaaagtttgcatttaaaaagtaaattaacaaaaaatagtaaaactaaattttcatgcataataaattaacaatacttcaaattaatctaacaaactaaaacattaagcataaatacgtctaataattttaaaataacacaaattgtcttaaaatcttaaatacgaatttccggaggacgctcaagacaatacttgatatgcctccttaaactgcCTGTGCCAGACtctgaacgaaaatttaagacttgaccacagttcttgcactttactttctgaccttcttcattttcttctaccacctcaaagtgttgccaaacatatgagcgcactctagaagtacgagacatgatttaaattgaattgaggatttgagaattgagaattgagaatttgagattgagacttgaaatcttgaaaattggagaatgagagaaattgagattgagaaatgagagttgagtgaagaaatgaagaagaggggtgtatttatagttttagagaagtttaattttgtaaattgaaaaaaggttaaattttaaagaaaaaagaggctATTAATGCAATTAACCCGTTGGGCAACGGATCCCTGCCAGGTCTTACCGTTGCCAACGGTTAGTGGGCCCCACttaattcaaaaaattaaaaaaaaaacaaaaaaaaaaagattgtacCGGGCCGGGCCGGTTTAACCGGTACACGGTACTGTTTACGTGGACCGGGTTTGACCGGTCCAGTTAACCGTTACCAAAATTTAAACGGACCAACCCCCTCTACTCCTCCTACCCAGCCCCACCCGGCCCCTATGTACCGGGCCGGTCCGGTTCCGGTTTCAACCGGTCTGGGCCGGTTCGGTTACGGGTCAACCCGACCCGTTAAACACCTTTAATACACACTACGTTTGCCAGATGGCACGCGCGTgtttaacaaaaaaaaatgagCGCGTCAAACCAATGTATTATCTGTCCAAGTCCTTATATAAGCGCACGTGTTTAtgcttaaaatcttaaatacctGATATAATTCCGATGACTTATCGGAATTATCACTTTCAATTGGGACAGGAGAAGGCACCGGTTCTTGTAATTACTATTTGCTAGTTTCTTTGCCCTTGCTACTAAAAACGGTTACTGTGTTCATCTGTCTCGTAGTAGGTTGATCTCTTCTGATTTTCTTGATCCCTTCTGGTGTATGAAACTTTAACAGTTGATGGTAGATTGAAGGTACGACCTTCATTTCAtgtatccacggccttccgaGGATGACATATTAATCCATGTCGCCATCTACCACTTCGAATAAGGTGGTTTTTGTTACACATTCGGCATGTGTGGGTAAAAGAATTTCTCCTAGGGTTATCACACTTATAGGTTGAAGCCGGCTAGAAACTTTGTCATCGGAATGATGTTCCCGGTTAACTTCGCTTGCTCCAGAACCCTCAAGTACATGATGTTGGCTGAACTTCCTGAGTCAACCAAAACACgcttaattttaaaatttaaaacattaAGAGAAATTACCAAAGCATCATTGTACGGTAGAAGAAGTCCATCAGCATCTTCCCCGAGAAGGTGATGTCATCTTCTGAAACTTCTCGGATCCTCCTACCATGAGTTACCGATATCTTCTTTCCTGCCAGAAATGTCATCCTATTGACTTCGTCTCTCCGAAGATCATGTTATTTGTCATCTGAGGTGACCTTGCTGCCAGTTTTGATGGCTTTACATTATCCTGGTTTCTCTCATAGTTGTTCTTGGCGCGATCGTTTAAAAACTCTCTGAGGTGACCATTCTTTAGCAACACTGCCACCTATTCTCGAAGATGTCGGCAGTCCCCAGTCTTATGGCCGTGAGTCCCATGGAATTCACGCCATAAATTAGGATCCCTTTGGCTAGGATCGATCGGATCGATTTTGGGAACCTAgcttttttaatattttaccaGTTCCACCAGGATGATATTAAAATTGTAATTGGGCAACCAGGGATAAATTAAATCTAGGGACCCTGGTACCTCTTTCTCTTGCAACGATTTATTACTCCGTCAACGATCCATTGATCTATTGGAAGTGATCATATCCGATGACTGGAATCCTTTATTACCACATCCATCGGCCCTATCGTAAGGCTAGAAACAACTTCCAAAGGACGAAATCCTTTATTACCACGTCATCGATCTGtatcaaaattatttttcaacttaTCCTGATTCCGATCACGATTCCGTCCTTTGGAAGACACTTAGGAACCAAGTTATCATAAATTATGATCATTGACTCGTAGCGGTTTTGAACATCTGCCCATGTGGTTGCCTGAAATTCGATCAAGTTTTCCTTCAATTTTCATGAGGCATCGGAGCTCAATGGGTTGAGACCTTTCGTAAATACCTCTGCTGCCCACTTATTCGGAACCGCTGGTAACAACATCCTTTCTTTCTGGAATGGGATCACAAACTCTCGCAACAATTCAGTTTTTCCTTGAGATATTCTGAATATTTCTGCCTTTCTTGTTTGGACCTTTTTTGTTCCAACCTGAACTTTGATAAACGAATCTGTAAGCATTTAAAAAGAGTCAATAGAATATTCTGGTAAGAGAGAATGCCAAGTTAAGGCCCCCTTCGTAAGGGTTTCGCCAAACTTCTTCAACATAACCGATTCGATCTCATGCTGGGCCAAGTCGTTCCCCTTTTACTACCGTAGTGTAGGCCATGATGTGCTCTATTGGATCCGAGGTCCCATCATATTTTGGTATATTTGGCGTCTTAAACCTTTTCGGTATCAACTCCAGTGTCGTACTTGGTTTAAACAGCAATTGCGTATACTTCTTCAAATCGGTCCCTTTAACACCGGTGGCACTCCTGGGATTTGACCCATCCAAGCATGAAATTCCTTTGCATTCTGATTCATTCGTTCATGCATTTCTTTCATGAATCTCATGAGCTCTATTTTGAAAGGGTCATTTAAGTTGTTATTCCCAGATCTACTATTGGTACCTCCTACTTCGTCGAAACTGATCTCCTCCTTCAGAGTGTCGTTATCAGTTCTTTGAACCATTTGATTTGTGGGAACACTTGAGGAATCAGGGCTCTTTTACTCGCATTACTGGAAGCACCCGACAACGCTTGTTTTAACTCTATCATCACCAGATCTTGCCTTGAGAGGTGGTCCATGATTGCTCTTTGTTGTTCTCTTAGAAGTTTGACCGTTTCAGCAACGTGTTCATCATCCGCACCAATAGGAGTTGGGCTCCTCACCTGACGAGGATACTGACCTTCACGAACAGGGGTTGCTTCATCTCTTTCGGTGCGGGTTTTGCTGGTTGAATCATCATGCTGGGCCACTTCCCATTCATTGTGCGATTCAACATTGAAGACGTTGTTGCCATCATTAGCTGCCATATCTGATTTTCCTTTTACTATGAGATGACTTAATTTTGTTAGTAATAaatgaatggatcaaagcaaTTACACAACTATCTATgacccacggtgggtgccaaactatttactcGTAAAACGGTAAAATTAAATTTGTTAcatggtttatagacaagcgaatcGATTTGACCCACAAAATATTAAGTAACTAAGAACAAAAAGATTATGAAACGAATTAAAGGAAATATGAGCATGGCTTATGCGCTTAACTTTTCCGATAGCAGAAATACGAACAATATTGAGGGCATAAGAAAGGAAGTAACTTCATATTTTAGAAAGCAAAATATAGATTTTGGCATACAGAATATTTCGTCTTCACAAAATGATGTTAATTCTCCTATTTATATAGCCTTATTTAGGGAGACAAGATCCCCAAATCAAGCCTTTTTGAATGAGAATAAAATCTTTATTAATAACTGGATATTGGCTATAAATGCTTATATTTTCTATAACAGTTGCTCGTTAAATGCTATTCGATATCAAATATTTGAATCTTTATTGTAAGCTACTCCGCCTTCGGAATTCGTCCAGCATCGGTCACATACTCACATCCGGTGCCAGTTATCTGCTGATTCATGTTCCATCTATCTTCAGTTCTACGTGCCAACTCATCATTCGTCCAATTACCACTAGCCAATTTTACCCCATACATagtgtatattttttatattttggcCAACAACTTTAGTTATTTTTGGCTAACTGCCAAATTTGTTAAAAGCTTTAAAAAAATAGGATTTATTTtagggaaaatttcacattagaaCAACTGGGAaccctacttttcaattttataaccTATATTTTAATTTACAATCAACTAGCCCAAagataataggctaagattcaacatccaactccaatatgttctcaaaattactattgaatttttataaaagattgctcaagcttttaaattaatttttgaatcagtaactgtaactcaaatattagttcaacaaaccaaatccatttggatggtgaaaattaaatttctaacaagcttaaatatgtgggtttagaTTCCGAATttaattttgtgaaaaatttagAGTGGGTATTATCTAGAAtttttagaaatagtataaggagattgtatataaaatttgaagtcatttaatggagatttggactgattttgaacaagaattgcaactgaaaatcgtggaagaagttcgtctacagacgcttgtataaaggtgtataaaaatgtataatagtgtataagatgtgtttatacactcatatacactattatacaagattatacataattatacaaaaaactaacttcgtcttcttccatgtgttttttctgaaatttaactctaATCTTGCTCAATTTattccaaatcacttcaaatttaaattttgaactccttttgatatttcaatcaattggaacaacacccaatccaaataactaacaaactcaaaaaatcttatttttgaaagcaaagctttgaatggccttcaatggtggaatgttgaatcttcaattttcttacattgcaaccagGTGACACAGGGAAGAAGCAGTAATGACGGATGACCttttgaagcatatgtagaagatgtgagagaaaaaaaaagtgaaagcaatggttgtgagaatATAGATTTAACTTCATAGCTTTTAGAAACAATGGTTGTAAGAAAacagattttgaatttgctagtgctttcaaaataaGTACAATATGGACTAGgtcgggtaaaacttaaaaatatgggctattttttgttatggtgtaaAATcaagtgtattttcttgtaattattTTTAAGGGGCTTAACGTGGTGCGATTCAATTTAGTCCGAGCAAGTAAATATGAATGATTATACATaagaaattcttccaaaattcttttttattaagtataatataaaaaataaatttttgtttGAGTGATTTTGCGAATTGATATAGACAAAAGGAGTGCCTTCTTAATTGTTTATTGTAAAACGTAAAAAATGTATAGAGTTAGGTGATTATCAGAGAGCGGCTTCTTAATTCTTTAAGTTTGGTTAAGCAGAACGTAAAACACGTATATTGTTTAGTGATTACCAGTGCTTCTTAATTGTTTAGTTTTGATAAAGCAGAACGTTAAAGAAAAGGAATTTAGTTAGGTAATTATCAGACAGAATGCCTTTTAGATTTACCCCTTTTAGTTTCAAATATTATTCGTTTTCACGAATCACAGACAATATCATCTTGAGCCATGAATTGGTGAAGGGCTATGGCATGAAAGATATCACCCCTAGATGTATGCTAAAAATAGATATGAGAAAGACTTATGACTCAATAGAATGGCCATATGTCGAGCAAGTCCTACAATGCCTCCAGTTCCTAGTAAAGTTTATCAGATGGATTATGTGTTGCATCTCAACTGTATCCTATTCAGTTTTACTCAATGGAGAGCCATTACCACCTTTCCCAGCTAAGAAAGGCCTAAGGCAAGGAGATCCTCTTTCCCCATTCCTTTTCGTGCTTGCCATCGAATACCTTAGCAGAAGTTTGAAGGGTATCAGTGAAGATAAAAAGTTCAAATTTCACCCTAGATGCAAAAAGATGCCGATTATTTAACTTGGATTTGCAGATGATCTCTTATTATTTTGTAAAGGAGAACTAGAGTCTATCACTATGCTGGTCCAGTGCTTCCAAAAGTTCTCACAAGTGTCTGGATTGAGTGCCAATACTGAGAAAAGCTCAGCGTACTTTGGTGGTGTCCCTCGGGAGATCCAACAACAAATCCTTCAGGCTAACCAATTTGGTAAGGGAGATCTACCTTTTAGGTACTTAGGCATTCCCTTGAGTACAAAAAGGTTGTCTATTATTCAATGCAAACCTCTAATAGACAAGATGCTGGCTAGAATAAAATCATGGACCACTAGATACTTATCATATGCTGGAAGAATCCAACTTGTGAAATCTGTGTTGTACTCTATTCAAGTATATTGGTCACAAGTGTTTGTGCTGCCAAAAAAAGTTGTTCAGATGATAGAAGCAATTTGCAGAAGTTTTGTGTGGACTGGAGGTAGTAATCTTAGCAAGAAAGCATTGATTGCTTGGGATAGATTATGCCTTCCTAAAGCAGCAGAGAGTCTAAATATTTTAGACATCTATACATGGAACTGGGCTGCTATTGGTAAACTACTATGGAACATATGCAGAAAGAAAGATTGCCTACGGGTAAAATGGATCCATGCATACTATACCAAGGCAGGGGAAGTATGGCAGACTAAGACTACCCAAGCTTCACGGGTGGTACAGaaaattattaaaacaaaaaGCATGTTTGAAAAAATAGGTCTCCATGAAACAGATGTAGCTGCTATGACCAAATACTCAATAAAGGATATATATGGAGCCTATCATGGGGAATTTCAGAAAGCACCTTGGAGAAGAATGGTCTGCAACAATAATGGCCAACCTAAATGGACATTCATCTTATTCTTGGCTCTTCGCAGAAAACTGCAAACTAAGGAGAGGATAACATCCTGGGCAAATCTAGAGGATATGGACTGTGTGCTGTgcaagcaagaaaatgaagatatCGCCCATTTACTATTTGAGTGCATGTATGCTAAACAAGTGTGGTCAAAGCTCCTAGCTTGGCAAAGCATAAAAAGAGAAGTGTGGAACTGGAAGCATGAAGTATAATGGGCTATAGAAAATGCTACAGGGAAGATTGCTCAACAGGAGGTACACAAAATGACATTAGCTGGTGGAGTGTATCACATATGACAGGAAAGGAATGCTAGAATTTTCAAGGATAGCAGCAGATCTGCAGATCAAGTGGTTAAGAAACTGATAAGAGAAGTTCATGTTAGAGCTCGCAAAGTTAGTAGATTGGATAGATATATGAAAGATTTGAATTTTTACCCTTAGAAAGTAGAGCTCTGTAGATAAGGTTGAATAGAGATAGTATGCAGCAAGTTTGGGACCTTATGTCCAAACTGCTGATTCCAGATGGAAAATGTGTAACTGACTTTGTGATGatataaaatataatataattaccaaaaaaaattattttaaaatatttcatatattaaatatttaataagttatttattatattttttaaactaTTACAGTCTCAGTTAATGTTATGTTAATTAAGTATTTTTCAGAAAAGAGATAAATGATAATTTAAACAAATATGATAAGAGTGTTATCTTAGAGGAAGCGGCGGCACGTTTGCATTTGCCATGGGATTTAGGGTTTTGacggtttttattttatttttattttaaataactACATGTTTTCAGGGTTTGTACACTTGTCAAATGAAACCTTTGATTATTGTTTCAAAGTTTGTGGCAGTTTCCAGGAAACTATGGAAGTGTTGAACTCTCTCTTGGAGTCAAAAGAATCTTTTTTCCTACTTTACGGAATTTAATAAAATTTGTGACATAATTATTGTATGGAGCTATATAAAATACAGAAAGCTAAAAAAGGTTTAGGAAATAATCTATATCTATGTATGGAGCGTAAATATACTATACTTACCAtgagagcaacccctcttgtcacaACTATAACTATACCATTTGTAATATTAAGGGGATCGGGGAATAAAAGAGGCGGATCATTACCGTAActtaaagttttcaaatttcCTTTCTACTAGGAGTAATTCAAAATCGCCTAACTTGAACTTTACATGTTTCTATTttgttaaaatttttattttatgaGAATAACTCATAATGGCATAGCATATAATAAGCTACTAAGTTTTTGGAATCGAAGAGTTGTTCTTACCGACTAAAAGTATTTGGTCAacttttatattcataaaaaatGGATTTACACT
Coding sequences:
- the LOC138873917 gene encoding uncharacterized protein; its protein translation is MLVQCFQKFSQVSGLSANTEKSSAYFGGVPREIQQQILQANQFGKGDLPFRYLGIPLSTKRLSIIQCKPLIDKMLARIKSWTTRYLSYAGRIQLVKSVLYSIQVYWSQVFVLPKKVVQMIEAICRSFVWTGGSNLSKKALIAWDRLCLPKAAESLNILDIYTWNWAAIGKLLWNICRKKDCLRVKWIHAYYTKAGEVWQTKTTQASRVVQKIIKTKSMFEKIGLHETDVAAMTKYSIKDIYGAYHGEFQKAPWRRMVCNNNGQPKWTFILFLALRRKLQTKERITSWANLEDMDCVLCKQENEDIAHLLFECMYAKQVWSKLLAWQSIKREVWNWKHEV